The window AGGAGCGTCATGCCGTCTATGCCGGGCATGCGAACATCAGAAATCACAAGATTGTAGTCGGTGTCGCCGAGGATTCGGAGCGCCTCGTCAGCGCTTGATGCCGTGCGGACTTCATACCCCTCGCCCACAAGCAATTTGTCGAGGAGCTGCAACATCCGCTCCTCGTCATCCACCACCAAAATTCGCTCACCAGGCATCAGGTTTCAAACCTCCCGCCCACAGACACTACGGCAGCGGATAAATCCAATTCTTAGTATGTCGTATAGACAACGTTCAACAAAAGATCGGCGGCGGCGATATCACCCTCGACCTTGAGGTGGCCTTCGGCTTCAGCCGCCTTGCGCTTCATCCGGCCGTAGGGGAGGAGAAGGTGCGCCTCGGCATCGGCGGTAATTACCGCCTGATAATCACCGGAAATCTCCGAGGAGACACAGAGCGTCTCACCGCTGATCTCAGCCGTCCATTCGAAAGCGGGCGCCGTCGATATAAAATGAAAGCGGCCCTCGAAAGGAGGCTTGTCTCGACCATTATAGAGCCGCACCATAAAGTCAGGAACGAAAACGAGCATTCCCTCGGCACCCTGCGGCACAACCCGGCTTGAAGGATCAGCGCCCCAGCGTATATCCCAATCGTGAACGACGAGTTCGACGAGACGCATCCCAATCCAAGCCTTAATGAAGTTAAGTCCCCTCGGATGATAGCCAAGCTTGTCGAGGTCATCTTTCGTTATGCGCTCAGCGTCTTTTTGAAAATCGGCTGAGGTTGAATCAAAGATATCCATCATCTCATCGCGCGGGAGCGCCATCAGCTCCTCGCCCTTAACCTTGCGGATGGCCCAAAATTCCTTGGCGTCTTTACCATAGGGTGGCTCGGGCGGAAGGCCGTCGAGCGCTCGCCGGATGCTGTTTCCGTAAAACGCACCACCGGTCGTCACATGACTAATCGCGTGCGCAGCCGTCCAGCCCGGACAAAAAGTATCCCGCGCCCAATCATCATCGCCAATCCCCCGCCAGAGAGCTGAAACTCGTTCGGTCTCAGATTTTATGAGTGGTACACGGGCAAGACTCTCATCACGCCACACTTGGACATCCTCCTGAAACAATAAAAAGCCGAATTGCTTACAATATGCACAGACGACTTTATGAAGACAAATTTATCATCTAACCAGAATTTCCTCTCCGTATTTCCTGCCTGAGTATACCCATGGCGAGGCGGAGTTTGTCCACACACACACAGAAAGGATATTCAGTTGGATC of the Nitrospinaceae bacterium genome contains:
- a CDS encoding maleylpyruvate isomerase family mycothiol-dependent enzyme, with amino-acid sequence MWRDESLARVPLIKSETERVSALWRGIGDDDWARDTFCPGWTAAHAISHVTTGGAFYGNSIRRALDGLPPEPPYGKDAKEFWAIRKVKGEELMALPRDEMMDIFDSTSADFQKDAERITKDDLDKLGYHPRGLNFIKAWIGMRLVELVVHDWDIRWGADPSSRVVPQGAEGMLVFVPDFMVRLYNGRDKPPFEGRFHFISTAPAFEWTAEISGETLCVSSEISGDYQAVITADAEAHLLLPYGRMKRKAAEAEGHLKVEGDIAAADLLLNVVYTTY